A portion of the Marinobacter alexandrii genome contains these proteins:
- the ppk1 gene encoding polyphosphate kinase 1, whose product MKYLDRDLSWLSFNYRVLMEAIDPSVPLLERLRFIAIYSSNLDEFFRVRVSNIRNIERIDKKKINKRVDFDAKKLLTEIHSEVSHQLVEYGQALEAIIKNLSDKSHIICTKLEDIPDALRPKLLHYFKTTVSAFLRPIRMDSEEELFLDNQAIYLAMVTNSGESIVVNIPSAQLGRFSSFSVDGKSYYIFLDDVIRAHIDILFSGEKINNVFSIKLNKDADLQIDDEYEGNLVKKIEKQIQKRNLGTPSRFLYDQSMPDKLLTTLIEKLELAPEDMLTGGRYHNLNDFFQINIKDAGLSYESLPSIHSLKLEGSRSILQEIEQQDHLLHFPYQSYDYVLQFFNEASIDPEVVEINVTFYRMAKKSIIAEALITAAKNGKKVAVFMEVKARFDEQNNLEWAKKMKDAGVKIIYSLPGLKVHAKVALAKKKDKMYGFFGTGNLNEKTSEIYCDHGLLTANEAMTKELSNLFQHLLTKYTPPSFDELIVSQFGAYESFLGKIDREIKHAEAGKEARIIIKVNNLQEKVLIDKLYEASSKGVDVKLIVRSICCLVPSKKLKIKRIVDRYLEHGRIFYFHNDDNQEVFLGSADWMNRNLHRRIEVCFPIKEDHMKQEILTFLKYQWKDDVKGVWLSSQMKNKRPKVEYKVRSQKEIYEYLKNQYG is encoded by the coding sequence ATGAAATATCTTGATCGCGATTTGAGTTGGCTATCTTTCAATTATCGCGTATTGATGGAAGCCATAGATCCATCGGTACCTCTATTGGAAAGGTTGAGATTTATTGCAATTTATTCATCTAACCTAGATGAATTTTTCAGAGTTCGCGTTTCCAATATCCGTAATATTGAGCGAATCGATAAAAAGAAAATTAACAAGAGAGTAGACTTTGATGCCAAAAAGCTTTTAACCGAAATCCATTCAGAAGTAAGCCATCAGCTAGTCGAATATGGACAAGCACTCGAGGCGATTATCAAGAACCTATCTGACAAAAGCCATATCATTTGCACCAAACTTGAAGACATTCCAGACGCACTAAGGCCTAAGCTTTTGCATTACTTCAAAACGACCGTTTCTGCTTTTTTGAGACCAATTAGGATGGACTCTGAAGAAGAGCTTTTTCTAGATAATCAGGCTATCTACCTTGCTATGGTGACTAATTCTGGAGAATCAATTGTGGTGAATATTCCTTCAGCACAGCTTGGAAGATTTTCTAGTTTCAGTGTTGATGGAAAGTCCTATTACATTTTTTTAGACGATGTGATTCGGGCGCACATAGACATCCTATTTTCAGGAGAGAAAATCAATAATGTATTCTCTATTAAGCTTAACAAAGATGCAGATCTTCAAATAGATGATGAATATGAAGGAAACCTAGTAAAGAAAATTGAGAAGCAAATTCAAAAAAGGAACCTGGGAACTCCCTCGAGGTTTTTATATGACCAATCAATGCCAGACAAGCTTCTCACTACATTGATAGAAAAACTTGAACTTGCTCCAGAGGACATGCTCACAGGAGGTAGATATCACAACCTAAATGACTTCTTTCAAATAAATATCAAAGACGCTGGATTATCTTATGAAAGTCTTCCCTCCATCCATTCCCTAAAACTCGAAGGAAGCAGATCAATTCTTCAAGAGATTGAACAACAAGATCATCTATTGCATTTTCCATATCAATCATATGATTATGTGCTACAGTTTTTCAATGAAGCTTCGATAGACCCAGAAGTTGTAGAAATAAATGTCACTTTTTACCGAATGGCAAAAAAATCAATCATAGCAGAAGCACTAATAACTGCTGCTAAGAATGGTAAAAAAGTAGCCGTATTCATGGAAGTAAAGGCTCGCTTTGATGAGCAAAATAATCTGGAATGGGCAAAAAAAATGAAGGATGCCGGAGTAAAAATAATATACAGTCTTCCTGGACTAAAAGTACATGCCAAAGTGGCACTGGCTAAGAAGAAGGATAAGATGTATGGGTTCTTCGGGACGGGCAACTTAAATGAGAAAACATCCGAAATCTATTGTGACCATGGTCTACTTACTGCCAATGAAGCAATGACAAAAGAGTTATCTAATCTTTTCCAGCACTTATTAACTAAATACACCCCTCCTTCCTTTGATGAGCTAATCGTATCTCAATTTGGCGCCTATGAGAGTTTTTTGGGGAAAATTGATCGAGAAATAAAACACGCTGAAGCTGGCAAAGAAGCTCGAATCATTATTAAGGTGAATAACCTTCAAGAAAAAGTATTGATTGATAAACTATACGAAGCAAGTAGTAAAGGCGTGGACGTAAAACTCATCGTGAGAAGTATCTGCTGCTTAGTTCCTTCTAAAAAATTAAAAATTAAGCGTATAGTTGATCGATATCTGGAGCATGGAAGAATCTTCTATTTTCATAATGATGATAATCAAGAGGTTTTTCTTGGATCAGCGGATTGGATGAACCGTAATCTTCATAGAAGAATAGAAGTGTGCTTTCCTATCAAGGAAGATCATATGAAACAAGAAATTCTTACATTCTTAAAGTATCAATGGAAAGATGATGTAAAAGGTGTTTGGCTTTCAAGTCAAATGAAGAATAAAAGACCGAAAGTTGAGTATAAAGTAAGATCTCAAAAAGAGATCTATGAATATTTGAAAAATCAATACGGGTAA
- a CDS encoding Pycsar system effector family protein — MEEIEKLEKLEGKTTKPKKKKKKKGNEPTRGIETMFRTTSKNHMELSAIADNKANIMISINSIILSVLVSVLIRKLEEYPHMTIPAVMLTFVCLTTIVFAVLATRPNVTKGKFEHEDIINKKANLLFFGNFHQMKLEDFQWGMKEMLKDADYLYGSMIKDIYFLGAVLGKKYRLLRMSYTIFMFGFVLSILGFIIAELFLRSPYPY; from the coding sequence ATGGAAGAAATCGAGAAATTAGAAAAGCTAGAAGGCAAGACGACTAAGCCAAAAAAGAAGAAAAAGAAGAAAGGCAATGAGCCTACTAGGGGTATTGAGACGATGTTTCGGACTACTTCCAAAAATCATATGGAGCTAAGTGCTATTGCCGACAATAAGGCAAATATTATGATTTCAATAAACTCAATCATTTTATCAGTATTGGTTTCAGTTTTAATTAGAAAATTGGAAGAGTATCCGCATATGACAATTCCTGCAGTCATGCTCACATTTGTTTGTTTGACAACCATTGTATTTGCAGTTCTCGCCACTCGACCAAATGTGACAAAAGGGAAATTTGAGCATGAGGATATTATTAACAAGAAGGCGAACCTCTTATTTTTTGGCAACTTTCATCAAATGAAGTTGGAGGATTTTCAATGGGGAATGAAAGAGATGCTCAAAGATGCCGACTACTTATACGGAAGTATGATAAAGGATATTTATTTCCTTGGCGCTGTGCTTGGAAAGAAGTATCGATTGCTAAGAATGAGCTATACCATTTTTATGTTTGGTTTTGTGCTATCAATTCTAGGTTTTATCATAGCAGAACTCTTTCTAAGATCTCCTTACCCGTATTGA
- a CDS encoding HD domain-containing protein — MIYHSVNHTIDVVASAEEIAEKQNLSHDDVEVVQIAAWFHDLGYTRGCEHHEKNGADMAREFLATKNYPEEKIEQVAGCIMATQMPQNPQNNLEKILCDADLMHLADRDYFKKAALLHQEIETTKLCKITEKEWLQMNQEFLDNHCFFTDYAKKNYESAVKENLKKVRDRLKSWKKSRN; from the coding sequence ATGATCTATCATTCGGTAAATCATACAATAGATGTGGTTGCTTCGGCGGAAGAAATAGCTGAAAAACAAAACCTTTCACATGATGACGTTGAAGTCGTTCAAATAGCCGCATGGTTTCATGATCTAGGTTATACCAGAGGTTGTGAGCACCACGAAAAAAACGGTGCTGATATGGCACGTGAGTTTTTAGCGACAAAAAATTATCCTGAAGAAAAGATTGAGCAAGTAGCAGGGTGTATCATGGCGACTCAAATGCCGCAAAATCCCCAAAATAATCTTGAAAAAATTCTTTGTGACGCTGATCTTATGCATCTAGCAGATAGGGATTATTTTAAGAAAGCAGCTCTTCTTCATCAAGAAATCGAGACAACTAAGCTTTGCAAAATAACCGAAAAGGAATGGCTACAGATGAATCAGGAATTTCTGGATAACCATTGTTTTTTCACTGATTATGCAAAGAAAAACTACGAATCAGCAGTTAAGGAAAATTTAAAAAAGGTTAGAGACCGCCTTAAATCATGGAAGAAATCGAGAAATTAG
- a CDS encoding SdiA-regulated domain-containing protein produces the protein MIFIKNISTLLLFILAISFNQSCSSTTFGQHADSLFLVTDNVEILYNLKSPDQKYFMPYVLEEISGLSFIEPNHILGVDDESGKVFQYDLFQKKIIHSITFHKPGDYEGIEIIDKTIYVLKSDGDLFQFEFGTKKQLVSTKYENDLSSNNDTEGLGYDPHSNQLIIACKENGEIEGKKIDGRAFYMMNIDAMELNKRPAFVIGPNELETFWEKNRDFDYEKNRIKFKPSAIATHPISGHYYILSSVGKMLVIVNKSGEIQATYPISPKVLGQPEGICFSSSGDMFISSEGQGDRGYVLKFKMKQR, from the coding sequence ATGATTTTCATAAAGAACATATCTACTCTTTTATTGTTCATTCTTGCTATTTCTTTTAACCAAAGTTGCTCATCAACTACTTTCGGTCAGCATGCCGACAGTCTTTTCTTAGTAACTGACAATGTGGAAATCCTTTATAATTTGAAGAGTCCAGATCAAAAATACTTTATGCCATACGTGCTAGAAGAAATTTCTGGTCTCAGCTTTATAGAGCCCAATCATATTCTAGGAGTAGATGATGAGTCAGGTAAGGTTTTTCAATACGATTTATTTCAAAAAAAAATTATCCACTCAATCACATTCCATAAGCCCGGTGACTATGAAGGTATAGAAATTATTGACAAGACTATTTATGTACTTAAGAGTGATGGTGATCTTTTCCAGTTTGAGTTTGGAACGAAAAAACAACTGGTCTCTACAAAGTATGAAAATGATCTAAGTAGTAATAATGATACGGAAGGATTGGGTTATGACCCTCATTCAAATCAGCTAATTATTGCATGCAAAGAGAATGGTGAGATTGAAGGAAAAAAAATAGACGGCAGAGCATTTTATATGATGAACATCGATGCTATGGAACTTAATAAGAGGCCCGCTTTCGTTATTGGTCCAAATGAACTTGAAACATTCTGGGAGAAAAATAGAGACTTTGATTACGAAAAAAATCGAATTAAATTCAAACCCTCTGCAATAGCCACACACCCAATTTCAGGCCATTATTATATTCTATCATCTGTCGGTAAAATGCTTGTAATAGTTAATAAGTCAGGTGAAATACAGGCTACATATCCTATATCCCCTAAAGTTCTTGGTCAACCTGAAGGAATTTGTTTTTCTTCTTCAGGGGATATGTTTATTAGCAGCGAGGGACAAGGAGACAGAGGATATGTTCTGAAATTTAAAATGAAACAACGCTAA
- a CDS encoding BamA/TamA family outer membrane protein: MRKLLFLFMLFPALVWAQKIFLIGDAGEPKNPDKNLELLSEKIKAATEKDFLIFLGDNLYPKGLPGKEDPEREEMENKLIPQLEIMKSFPGKAYMIPGNHDWAQGRNYGWERALEMEHFIQNYFDDENVFLPTGGCPGPYEIPMSDKSTLILLNTQYFLHGWDKPDEDDDCDNKSTIETLEDLKSIIKRNVGKHILIAAHHPMFTYGEHNGNFSFKEQMSPLPILGSLQPLFRKLIGNIQDNTHPKYRAIMNQILIAMNEAENVVYAAGHEHSLQFIQKEGHHFIVSGSGSKVTHVKKGDGSLFAKKEQGFAVLDLQESGSASVEYSGIHGGVLYQKELYKKKLNESLQELPPMDFSDSTITVVASSKYEGSKGKHRWLGKNYRDVWSTPVEVDVFDIGTEKGGLEVLKKGGGMQTKSLRLQANDGRQYVLRSIEKYPENAIPIALQKTFAQDIVEDQISSSHPYAAFIIPPLAESANIYHSNPEPVFIPNDPRLGQFQNAFAGTLALYEERANGAAASDAHFGSAEDVEGTLKVIEKLKKDNDNTVDQNFVVRNRLFDMWIGDWDRHDDQWRWAEFDNENGKMYRPIPRDRDQAFFMNQGIIPTIAARKWALPKIEGFDENVDWAPGISQNARYFDRTFMNEPDWDEWKEQINFLQQNLSNEVIENAVSDWPDSIEELTGNKITSGLKARRGNMESYARELYLYLSKEVEVIGSDKHEHFLIEHLDEGRTKVTVRKRKKDGEIEQIIYERLFKADETKEIRLYGLDGEDVFEIKGNHSKIKVRIIGGTDKDLIINGNEGEKLSKLKVYDRLKSTKVQGNSKGILKLSDNPDINRYDRKAFKYDILMPLITGAINPDDGIYLGAGFVYTKNGWRKEPFAAKHAFTAIGAFETGSFQFNYSGDYTDVLGRWDLNTKVLWQEPFFVNNFFGLGNETQFLMDQFVFPDDDPIDYYRVRMDRLEFDAGLSRNVGAQAKFYFSTGYKTVEVESTANRFISDLSADASDFDANQYVKFIAGISFDSRDSKVLPKAGMTAMAEVEHLEAITDISESTTRLSGEWSFFLTTKLPSRLMIGNRLGLAHIISDEFDFFNANILGGRTNLRGYRRTRFYGQTSFYHNLDLRLKIASFRSYIFPGQFGVLAFHDIGRVWIDGENSSEWHAGKGFGIWVSPLNTLVLNLNYAFGEDENIPTFAMNFFF; encoded by the coding sequence ATGAGAAAGCTGCTTTTCCTATTTATGCTTTTCCCAGCACTCGTATGGGCACAAAAAATCTTTCTGATTGGTGATGCGGGAGAACCAAAAAATCCAGATAAAAACCTTGAGCTTCTAAGTGAAAAAATCAAAGCAGCAACTGAAAAAGATTTCTTGATTTTTTTAGGAGACAATCTTTATCCAAAGGGATTGCCTGGTAAAGAAGATCCGGAACGAGAAGAAATGGAGAATAAGCTCATTCCTCAATTAGAAATCATGAAATCTTTCCCTGGAAAGGCATACATGATTCCTGGGAATCATGACTGGGCTCAAGGACGAAATTATGGTTGGGAGCGAGCTTTAGAGATGGAGCATTTCATCCAGAATTATTTTGATGATGAAAATGTATTTCTACCTACAGGTGGGTGCCCTGGCCCCTATGAGATTCCGATGAGTGATAAATCTACGCTCATCTTGTTAAACACTCAGTACTTTTTGCATGGATGGGATAAACCTGATGAGGATGATGATTGCGATAATAAATCCACTATCGAGACATTAGAAGACCTAAAGTCTATCATAAAAAGGAATGTAGGAAAACACATCTTGATAGCAGCGCATCACCCAATGTTTACTTATGGCGAGCATAATGGGAATTTTAGTTTCAAGGAACAAATGTCTCCTTTACCTATTTTGGGAAGCCTTCAACCACTCTTCCGTAAGTTGATTGGAAACATTCAGGACAATACACATCCGAAGTATCGCGCCATCATGAATCAGATTCTCATTGCAATGAATGAAGCTGAGAATGTCGTATATGCTGCTGGTCATGAGCATTCACTTCAATTCATCCAAAAGGAGGGACATCATTTCATAGTCAGCGGGTCTGGTTCAAAAGTCACACATGTGAAAAAGGGGGATGGAAGTCTCTTTGCAAAAAAAGAACAGGGGTTTGCTGTCCTTGACTTACAAGAATCAGGAAGTGCTTCGGTAGAGTACTCGGGTATCCATGGTGGAGTTCTTTATCAAAAAGAACTCTACAAAAAAAAGCTTAATGAAAGTCTGCAAGAGCTCCCTCCAATGGATTTTTCTGATAGTACAATTACAGTTGTTGCAAGCAGCAAGTATGAGGGTAGCAAAGGGAAACATCGCTGGCTTGGTAAAAATTATCGTGACGTTTGGAGCACGCCGGTGGAAGTAGATGTCTTTGATATTGGCACAGAAAAAGGCGGGTTGGAAGTGTTGAAAAAAGGTGGAGGAATGCAGACTAAATCCTTAAGACTACAAGCTAATGATGGAAGGCAGTATGTACTAAGATCGATTGAGAAGTATCCTGAAAACGCTATTCCAATAGCTCTGCAAAAAACATTTGCGCAAGATATAGTAGAGGATCAAATTTCATCTTCACATCCTTATGCCGCATTTATCATACCTCCTCTGGCCGAGTCTGCAAACATCTATCATTCAAACCCTGAACCAGTCTTTATCCCTAACGACCCACGCTTAGGTCAATTTCAAAATGCCTTTGCCGGAACACTTGCACTATATGAGGAAAGAGCAAATGGTGCTGCTGCCAGTGATGCTCACTTTGGTAGCGCTGAAGATGTTGAAGGCACATTAAAAGTTATTGAAAAACTAAAAAAAGATAACGATAACACTGTAGATCAAAATTTTGTTGTTCGAAATCGCCTATTTGACATGTGGATTGGTGACTGGGACCGCCATGATGATCAGTGGCGCTGGGCTGAGTTTGATAATGAAAATGGCAAAATGTATCGACCGATCCCCAGAGATAGAGATCAAGCATTTTTCATGAATCAGGGTATTATCCCAACAATCGCCGCTCGTAAGTGGGCTTTACCTAAGATTGAAGGTTTCGATGAAAACGTAGACTGGGCACCAGGCATCAGTCAAAACGCTAGGTACTTTGACAGAACCTTCATGAATGAACCGGATTGGGACGAATGGAAAGAACAAATTAATTTTTTACAGCAAAATCTTTCCAATGAAGTCATTGAAAATGCTGTATCTGACTGGCCGGATTCAATAGAAGAGCTTACCGGAAATAAAATCACTTCCGGATTGAAAGCACGTAGGGGAAACATGGAATCTTATGCCAGAGAGTTGTATCTGTATCTATCCAAAGAGGTTGAAGTAATAGGTTCTGACAAGCATGAACACTTCCTGATTGAACATTTAGATGAAGGACGAACCAAGGTTACCGTCAGGAAAAGAAAGAAAGATGGAGAGATTGAGCAAATCATATATGAAAGACTATTCAAAGCTGATGAGACCAAAGAGATAAGACTTTATGGGCTTGATGGTGAAGATGTATTTGAGATAAAAGGCAATCATTCCAAAATTAAAGTACGGATCATTGGAGGTACGGATAAAGACCTGATCATCAATGGCAATGAAGGTGAGAAGCTGTCCAAATTGAAAGTGTATGACCGACTGAAGAGCACAAAAGTGCAAGGAAATTCCAAAGGAATTTTAAAACTGAGCGATAATCCGGATATCAACAGGTACGACAGAAAGGCTTTCAAATATGACATACTCATGCCCTTAATAACAGGTGCAATCAACCCTGATGATGGAATTTATTTGGGGGCAGGTTTTGTCTACACAAAGAATGGGTGGAGGAAAGAACCCTTTGCAGCAAAGCATGCCTTTACCGCTATTGGAGCTTTTGAAACAGGTTCTTTTCAATTTAATTATTCTGGAGATTATACCGACGTTCTTGGACGATGGGACCTGAATACCAAAGTGCTTTGGCAAGAACCATTCTTCGTAAACAATTTCTTTGGACTAGGTAATGAGACCCAATTTCTCATGGATCAATTTGTCTTCCCAGATGATGATCCTATTGACTATTATAGGGTGAGAATGGATCGTTTGGAATTTGATGCTGGGCTTTCAAGGAATGTTGGAGCTCAAGCAAAATTCTACTTTAGCACAGGGTATAAAACTGTAGAAGTGGAAAGCACAGCCAATCGATTTATTTCCGATCTATCAGCAGATGCCTCAGATTTTGATGCAAATCAATATGTCAAGTTTATCGCTGGTATTTCTTTTGACTCTCGAGACAGTAAAGTATTGCCCAAAGCTGGAATGACCGCAATGGCTGAAGTAGAACACTTAGAAGCTATTACGGATATTTCTGAAAGTACCACAAGACTAAGCGGAGAATGGTCCTTCTTTTTAACAACTAAACTTCCTTCAAGGCTGATGATTGGCAACCGGCTAGGATTGGCTCACATTATCTCCGATGAATTCGACTTTTTCAATGCTAATATTTTAGGGGGACGAACGAATTTAAGAGGTTATCGAAGAACGCGTTTCTATGGTCAGACTTCTTTTTATCATAACCTGGATTTGAGGCTGAAAATAGCCTCATTTCGTAGCTACATATTTCCAGGACAGTTTGGGGTTCTGGCATTCCATGACATAGGGCGCGTGTGGATAGATGGGGAAAACTCGAGTGAATGGCATGCAGGCAAAGGATTTGGGATTTGGGTGAGCCCGCTTAATACCCTTGTACTCAACCTCAATTATGCATTCGGGGAAGACGAAAACATACCTACATTCGCAATGAATTTTTTCTTTTAG